The following are from one region of the Corallincola holothuriorum genome:
- a CDS encoding ATP-binding cassette domain-containing protein yields MLNQLKLSGATLSYGKQQVIAPVHLEINPGEHVALVGRSGAGKSSLLNMLYQQAAERAALCPQSYGLVAPLSVYHNIYMGQLPRHNALYNLCNLLRPWATRRAEVAELAAELGLSDKLFSAVAELSGGQQQRTAIGRALYQQAPIFLGDEPVSSVDPLQAKLLIELIQSRHQSSVIALHNKQLALSCFDRVIGLDQGKILFDLSGDALTAAQLDALYVDA; encoded by the coding sequence GTGCTGAATCAACTGAAGCTGAGTGGCGCAACCTTAAGTTACGGTAAGCAGCAGGTTATTGCGCCAGTCCATCTTGAGATCAATCCCGGTGAGCATGTCGCCTTAGTCGGCCGCTCTGGCGCGGGTAAAAGCTCGCTGCTGAATATGCTCTACCAGCAAGCGGCAGAGCGCGCAGCGCTTTGTCCGCAGAGCTATGGCCTGGTTGCTCCGCTGTCGGTATATCACAATATTTATATGGGCCAACTGCCCCGGCATAACGCCCTGTATAACCTGTGTAATCTGCTCCGCCCATGGGCAACACGGCGTGCCGAGGTGGCAGAGCTTGCTGCAGAGCTTGGACTCAGTGACAAGCTATTCAGTGCCGTAGCCGAGCTGTCCGGTGGGCAACAACAGCGCACAGCGATTGGCCGCGCGCTCTATCAACAAGCCCCAATTTTTCTCGGTGATGAACCAGTTTCCAGCGTTGACCCGCTGCAAGCCAAGCTGCTGATTGAGCTGATCCAAAGCCGCCATCAAAGCTCGGTCATTGCGCTACACAACAAACAGCTAGCATTAAGTTGTTTTGACCGCGTGATTGGCTTAGACCAGGGCAAGATCCTGTTTGACTTGTCAGGCGATGCCTTAACGGCTGCGCAACTCGATGCGCTCTATGTTGATGCGTAG
- a CDS encoding DUF6795 domain-containing protein: MAVNPTLFTPLRLSFAGVFVLLLFCFSTMVEGDMFGLFKTYDVHLCPEVKGRLTLKGEPVAGVMITRNLTFWDEAPRVDTTVSDENGHFSFLDVVIQSKKPGDMFVQERTEQEIFAELDNQKYKLWFSTFPGFKPRLEYEKKLASLDCELNNKLATFMFKNDQDSNVNFTAVSLCQWDNDYIFVLDYEGKY, from the coding sequence ATGGCTGTTAACCCCACCCTGTTTACCCCTTTGCGCTTATCTTTTGCGGGCGTATTCGTTCTGCTGCTGTTTTGTTTTTCCACCATGGTCGAGGGCGATATGTTTGGACTGTTTAAAACTTATGACGTGCACCTGTGCCCGGAAGTGAAAGGACGGCTGACGCTGAAAGGGGAGCCAGTGGCGGGTGTGATGATCACCCGCAATTTGACGTTCTGGGACGAAGCACCGCGCGTAGACACCACGGTTAGCGATGAGAATGGTCATTTCTCTTTTCTTGACGTCGTTATCCAGTCAAAGAAACCTGGCGATATGTTTGTTCAGGAGCGCACAGAGCAAGAGATATTTGCTGAATTGGATAACCAAAAATATAAGCTATGGTTTTCTACCTTTCCAGGCTTTAAGCCTCGGTTGGAGTATGAAAAGAAATTAGCTTCTCTTGATTGTGAACTTAATAACAAGCTTGCGACGTTTATGTTCAAGAATGATCAGGATAGTAATGTGAATTTTACCGCTGTGAGTCTATGTCAGTGGGATAATGACTATATCTTTGTATTGGATTACGAAGGTAAATACTAG